The Mycolicibacterium monacense genome contains the following window.
TGGTCGCGATCAAGACCGACACCGTGCTCGGTGAGAAATCGCTGTCGGTCACGCCGCAGGGCGCCGGCTCGTCGACGGTGATCCCGTTGGGGCGCACCACAACCCCGTACACGCTCAACACCGCGCTGCAGGACCTCGGCCAGAACGTCGGCGAGTTGGACAAGCCGCGGTTCGAGCAGGCGCTGGCCACACTGACCGACTCGCTGCGCGAAGCCACCCCTGCGCTGCGCGGCGCGCTCGACGGCATCACCGATCTGTCCCGCAGCATCAACGAGCGCGACGAGGCGCTCGAGCAGTTGCTCGGCCACGCCAAGCGGGTCTCGGACACGCTGGCGCAGCGGGCCGGTCAGGTCAACCAGCTGATCACCGACGGCAACCTGCTCTTCGCCGCACTCGACGAGCGGCGCCAGGCGCTGAGCAACCTGATCGCCGGGATCGACGATGTGTCAGAACAACTGTCGGGGTTCGTCAACGACAACCGCCGCGAGTTCCGGCCCGCGCTCGAGAAGCTCAACCTGGTGATGGACAACCTGCTCGAGCGTCGCGAGCACATCGGGGAGGCCCTGCGCAGACTGCCGCCGTACGCGACCGCGCTCGGCGAGGTCGTCGGTTCGGGACCCGGCTTCCAGATCAACCTGTACGGCCTGCCGCCTGCCCCCATCGCCGAAGTCCTGCTGGACACCTACTTCCAGCCCGGCAAACTGCCGGACAGCCTGTCGGACCTGCTTCGCGGATACATCTCGGAGCGCATGATCATCAGGCCGAAGTCGCCATGACCCGAGGGGATTCAGTGAAGTCGCGCGGCCGTTGGATGCGG
Protein-coding sequences here:
- a CDS encoding MCE family protein, producing the protein MARPDSTNPLRTGIFGIVLVTCLVLVSFGYTGLPFFPQGKSYEAYFTDAGGITPGNDVNVSGITVGKVDGVELAGDAAKVNFTVDREVRVGDQSMVAIKTDTVLGEKSLSVTPQGAGSSTVIPLGRTTTPYTLNTALQDLGQNVGELDKPRFEQALATLTDSLREATPALRGALDGITDLSRSINERDEALEQLLGHAKRVSDTLAQRAGQVNQLITDGNLLFAALDERRQALSNLIAGIDDVSEQLSGFVNDNRREFRPALEKLNLVMDNLLERREHIGEALRRLPPYATALGEVVGSGPGFQINLYGLPPAPIAEVLLDTYFQPGKLPDSLSDLLRGYISERMIIRPKSP